From Saimiri boliviensis isolate mSaiBol1 chromosome 9, mSaiBol1.pri, whole genome shotgun sequence, a single genomic window includes:
- the LOC120367937 gene encoding uncharacterized protein LOC120367937 — protein sequence MHTHKKLHYLLSFSAWIEAFPTSRETADMVASLLVQEIIPSFGLPATIRSDNGPAFTAQVVQLVAKSLSISWKLHILYHPQLPGPENPHPVTPLQPGNSVLLRELKPGSLQPRNPELRAPPPGPIILHRQTAKQAAVSLLSPSSSKAAVRLPSPSSSHTVFTGPHKENFQGGCKPDAASPLCPTPSRSTSQLTAPHTLPLLSRK from the exons ATGCACACTCACAAGAAACTCCACTACCTCCTAAGCTTTTCTGCATGGATTGAAGCCTTTCCCACCTCCAGGGAAACCGCGGACATGGTGGCCTCCCTCTTAGTTCAAGAAATCATCCCAAGTTTCGGCTTGCCTGCAACCATCCGGTCAGACAACGGTCCAGCATTTACAGCTCAGGTGGTCCAGCTGGTCGCCAAGTCTCTCAGCATCTCCTGGAAACTGCACATCCTCTACCACCCTCAGTTGCCAG GACCAGAAAACCCCCACCCAGTGACGCCTCTCCAACCAGGCAACAGCGTTCTCCTCCGAGAGCTCAAACCAGGATCTTTGCAGCCCCGGAATCCCGAACTAAGGGCCCCACCACCAGGACCCATTATCTTGCACAGGCAAACTGCCAAACAGGCAGCTGTCAGTCTACTGTCTCCATCATCATCCAAGGCGGCTGTCCGTCTACCATCTCCATCCTCATCCCACACG GTTTTTACAGGCCCGCATAAGGAAAATTTCCAGGGTGGCTGTAAACCAGATGCTGCTTCACCCCTATGTCCGACTCCCAGCCGAAGCACCAGCCAGCTGACCGCCCCCCACACTCTGCCCCTactcagcaggaagtag